Proteins from one Monodelphis domestica isolate mMonDom1 chromosome 6, mMonDom1.pri, whole genome shotgun sequence genomic window:
- the MAPK8IP1 gene encoding C-Jun-amino-terminal kinase-interacting protein 1 isoform X2 → MPLVMEMESSPDNNSWLEDQWERWLTHDISLEEFEDEDLSEITDECGISLHCKDTLSLRPQRSGLGPGGGGGCGGGGGGGAGSRLQAEMLQMDLIDAAGDTPGAEEEEDDDEDEDEDEDQERRGRPRGPGQQPQQQQPPPLQPQPPQQQQQQPQQRGSGGGGGPAPEPGQDTAQRGLGGDTYRPKRPTTLNLFPQVPRTQDTLNNNSLGKKHSWQERVSRSSSPLKTGDQTPPHEHVCLSDELPQQNSPAPTKDRGTSTDSPCRRSAATQMAPPGGGPPASRGSDKAPAPAGGRAHPHRDRIHYQTDVRLEATEEIYLTPVQRPPDPPEAPAAFLPPTESRMSVSSDPDPNSYPAAPGRPHPSISEEEEEEEEEEEERGGCDCLSSPERGEPPGGGGGGGGWTASHGELPRASLSSDTSALSYDSVKYTLVVDEHAQLELVSLRQCYSGYSDDSDSATVYDNCVSSPYESAIGEEYEEAARPRPAAVCLSDDSTPDGPDVHFSKKFLNVFMSGRSRSSSAESFGLFSCTINGEEQEQTHRAVFRFVPRHEDELELEVDDPLLVELQADDYWYEAYNMRTGARGAFPAYYAIEVTKEPETVAALAKNSDWVDEFRVKFLGSVQVPYHKGNDVLCAAMQKIATTRRLTVHFNPPSSCVLEINVRGVKIVVKAEDSQEHKGNKCSHFFQLKNISFCGYHPKNNKYFGFITKHPADHRFACHVFVSEESTKALAESVGRAFQQFYKQFVEYTCPTEDIYLE, encoded by the exons ATGCCTCTGGTCATGGAGATGGAGTCAAGCCCAGACAATAACAGCTGGCTGGAAGATCAGTGGGAACGCTG GCTCACCCATGATATCAGCCTAGAGGAATTCGAGGATGAGGACCTCTCCGAGATCACAGATGAGTGTGGCATCAGCCTGCATTGCAAGGACACCTTATCCTTACGG CCCCAGCGCAGCGGACTCGGGCCgggaggcggcggcggctgcggcggcggcggcggcgggggtgCGGGCAGCCGGCTGCAGGCCGAGATGCTGCAGATGGACCTGATCGACGCGGCGGGGGACACGCCCGGAGCCGAGGAAGAGGAGGATGACGACGAGGACGAGGACGAGGACGAGGACCAAGAGCGGCGGGGGCGGCCCCGGGGCCCCGGGCAACAGCCGCAGCAGCAACAGCCGCCACCACTGCAGCCGCAGCccccgcagcagcagcagcagcagccccaACAGCGCGGTTCCGGGGGCGGCGGGGGCCCTGCGCCGGAGCCGGGCCAGGACACAGCGCAACGAGGCCTTGGCGGGGACACTTACCGGCCCAAGCGGCCCACCACCCTCAACCTCTTCCCGCAGGTGCCACGGACACAG GACACCCTGAATAACAACTCCCTGGGCAAAAAGCACAGCTGGCAGGAGCGAGTATCCAGGTCCTCTTCCCCGCTGAAGACAG GCGATCAGACCCCTCCGCATGAGCACGTGTGCCTGAGTGACGAGCTCCCCCAGCAGAACAGTCCTGCCCCCACCAAGGACCGGGGCACCTCCACCGACAGCCCCTGCCGCCGAAGCGCTGCCACACAGATGGCGCCCCCGGGAGGCGGCCCCCCAGCCTCTCGGGGCTCGGACAAGGCCCCGGCTCCGGCTGGAGGCCGGGCCCACCCGCACCGGGACCGGATTCACTACCAGACAGACGTGCGGCTAGAAGCCACCGAGGAGATCTACTTGACCCCGGTGCAACGGCCCCCCGACCCCCCAGAGGCTCCAGCGGCCTTCCTCCCCCCGACCGAGAGCCGCATGTCGGTCAGCTCGGACCCTGACCCCAACAGCTACCCGGCGGCCCCCGGCCGGCCCCACCCCTCCATcagcgaggaggaggaggaggaggaagaagaggaagaggagagggggggCTGTGACTGCCTGTCATCCCCCGAGAGGGGGGAGCCCCCCGGGGGCGGAGGCGGGGGCGGGGGCTGGACGGCCAGCCACGGGGAGCTGCCCCGGGCCTCGCTGAGCTCGGACACCAGCGCGCTGTCCTACGACTCTGTCAAGTACACGCTGGTGGTGGACGAGCACGCGCAGTTGGAGCTGGTGAGCCTCCGCCAGTGCTACTCGGGCTATAGCGACGACAGCGACTCGGCTACAGTCTACGACAACTGTGTCTCATCCCCCTACGAGTCGGCCATCGGCGAAGAGTACGAGGAGGCCGCCCGACCGCGGCCCGCCGCTGTCTGCCTCTCCGACGACTCTACGCCCGATGGCCCGGATGTGCACTTCTCCAAGAAGTTCCTCAACGTCTTCATGAGCGGCCGCTCCCGCTCCTCCA GCGCAGAGTCCTTCGGGCTGTTCTCTTGTACCATCAACGGGGAGGAGCAGGAGCAGACACATCGGGCCGTGTTCAG GTTTGTGCCTCGGCATGAGGACGAGCTGGAACTGGAGGTGGACGACCCGCTGCTGGTGGAGCTGCAGGCGGACGACTACTGGTACGAGGCCTATAACATGCGCACGGGTGCTCGAGGAGCCTTCCCTGCCTACTACGCCATCGAGGTCACCAAGGAGCCAGAGACCGTGGCAG CCCTGGCCAAAAACAGCGACTGGGTGGACGAGTTCCGGGTGAAGTTCCTGGGTTCTGTCCAGGTCCCGTACCACAAGGGCAATGATGTTCTCTGCGCCGCTATGCAAAAG ATTGCCACCACCCGCCGGCTCACGGTGCACTTTAACCCGCCCTCCAGCTGTGTCCTTGAGATCAACGTTCGCGGAGTAAAGATCGTGGTCAAGGCCGAAGACTCCCAGGAGCACAAG GGGAACAAATGCAGCCACTTCTTCCAGCTGAAGAACATCTCTTTCTGTGGGTACCACCCGAAGAACAACAA GTACTTCGGGTTCATCACCAAACACCCCGCCGACCACCGGTTTGCCTGCCACGTCTTTGTGTCGGAGGAATCCACCAAGGCTCTGGCTGAGTCTGTCGG GAGAGCGTTCCAGCAGTTCTACAAGCAGTTTGTGGAATACACGTGCCCCACCGAGGACATCTACCTGGAGTAG
- the MAPK8IP1 gene encoding C-Jun-amino-terminal kinase-interacting protein 1 isoform X1 translates to MAERESGGRAGGGGAASTPGASPFLGLHIVSPPNFRLTHDISLEEFEDEDLSEITDECGISLHCKDTLSLRPQRSGLGPGGGGGCGGGGGGGAGSRLQAEMLQMDLIDAAGDTPGAEEEEDDDEDEDEDEDQERRGRPRGPGQQPQQQQPPPLQPQPPQQQQQQPQQRGSGGGGGPAPEPGQDTAQRGLGGDTYRPKRPTTLNLFPQVPRTQDTLNNNSLGKKHSWQERVSRSSSPLKTGDQTPPHEHVCLSDELPQQNSPAPTKDRGTSTDSPCRRSAATQMAPPGGGPPASRGSDKAPAPAGGRAHPHRDRIHYQTDVRLEATEEIYLTPVQRPPDPPEAPAAFLPPTESRMSVSSDPDPNSYPAAPGRPHPSISEEEEEEEEEEEERGGCDCLSSPERGEPPGGGGGGGGWTASHGELPRASLSSDTSALSYDSVKYTLVVDEHAQLELVSLRQCYSGYSDDSDSATVYDNCVSSPYESAIGEEYEEAARPRPAAVCLSDDSTPDGPDVHFSKKFLNVFMSGRSRSSSAESFGLFSCTINGEEQEQTHRAVFRFVPRHEDELELEVDDPLLVELQADDYWYEAYNMRTGARGAFPAYYAIEVTKEPETVAALAKNSDWVDEFRVKFLGSVQVPYHKGNDVLCAAMQKIATTRRLTVHFNPPSSCVLEINVRGVKIVVKAEDSQEHKGNKCSHFFQLKNISFCGYHPKNNKYFGFITKHPADHRFACHVFVSEESTKALAESVGRAFQQFYKQFVEYTCPTEDIYLE, encoded by the exons GCTCACCCATGATATCAGCCTAGAGGAATTCGAGGATGAGGACCTCTCCGAGATCACAGATGAGTGTGGCATCAGCCTGCATTGCAAGGACACCTTATCCTTACGG CCCCAGCGCAGCGGACTCGGGCCgggaggcggcggcggctgcggcggcggcggcggcgggggtgCGGGCAGCCGGCTGCAGGCCGAGATGCTGCAGATGGACCTGATCGACGCGGCGGGGGACACGCCCGGAGCCGAGGAAGAGGAGGATGACGACGAGGACGAGGACGAGGACGAGGACCAAGAGCGGCGGGGGCGGCCCCGGGGCCCCGGGCAACAGCCGCAGCAGCAACAGCCGCCACCACTGCAGCCGCAGCccccgcagcagcagcagcagcagccccaACAGCGCGGTTCCGGGGGCGGCGGGGGCCCTGCGCCGGAGCCGGGCCAGGACACAGCGCAACGAGGCCTTGGCGGGGACACTTACCGGCCCAAGCGGCCCACCACCCTCAACCTCTTCCCGCAGGTGCCACGGACACAG GACACCCTGAATAACAACTCCCTGGGCAAAAAGCACAGCTGGCAGGAGCGAGTATCCAGGTCCTCTTCCCCGCTGAAGACAG GCGATCAGACCCCTCCGCATGAGCACGTGTGCCTGAGTGACGAGCTCCCCCAGCAGAACAGTCCTGCCCCCACCAAGGACCGGGGCACCTCCACCGACAGCCCCTGCCGCCGAAGCGCTGCCACACAGATGGCGCCCCCGGGAGGCGGCCCCCCAGCCTCTCGGGGCTCGGACAAGGCCCCGGCTCCGGCTGGAGGCCGGGCCCACCCGCACCGGGACCGGATTCACTACCAGACAGACGTGCGGCTAGAAGCCACCGAGGAGATCTACTTGACCCCGGTGCAACGGCCCCCCGACCCCCCAGAGGCTCCAGCGGCCTTCCTCCCCCCGACCGAGAGCCGCATGTCGGTCAGCTCGGACCCTGACCCCAACAGCTACCCGGCGGCCCCCGGCCGGCCCCACCCCTCCATcagcgaggaggaggaggaggaggaagaagaggaagaggagagggggggCTGTGACTGCCTGTCATCCCCCGAGAGGGGGGAGCCCCCCGGGGGCGGAGGCGGGGGCGGGGGCTGGACGGCCAGCCACGGGGAGCTGCCCCGGGCCTCGCTGAGCTCGGACACCAGCGCGCTGTCCTACGACTCTGTCAAGTACACGCTGGTGGTGGACGAGCACGCGCAGTTGGAGCTGGTGAGCCTCCGCCAGTGCTACTCGGGCTATAGCGACGACAGCGACTCGGCTACAGTCTACGACAACTGTGTCTCATCCCCCTACGAGTCGGCCATCGGCGAAGAGTACGAGGAGGCCGCCCGACCGCGGCCCGCCGCTGTCTGCCTCTCCGACGACTCTACGCCCGATGGCCCGGATGTGCACTTCTCCAAGAAGTTCCTCAACGTCTTCATGAGCGGCCGCTCCCGCTCCTCCA GCGCAGAGTCCTTCGGGCTGTTCTCTTGTACCATCAACGGGGAGGAGCAGGAGCAGACACATCGGGCCGTGTTCAG GTTTGTGCCTCGGCATGAGGACGAGCTGGAACTGGAGGTGGACGACCCGCTGCTGGTGGAGCTGCAGGCGGACGACTACTGGTACGAGGCCTATAACATGCGCACGGGTGCTCGAGGAGCCTTCCCTGCCTACTACGCCATCGAGGTCACCAAGGAGCCAGAGACCGTGGCAG CCCTGGCCAAAAACAGCGACTGGGTGGACGAGTTCCGGGTGAAGTTCCTGGGTTCTGTCCAGGTCCCGTACCACAAGGGCAATGATGTTCTCTGCGCCGCTATGCAAAAG ATTGCCACCACCCGCCGGCTCACGGTGCACTTTAACCCGCCCTCCAGCTGTGTCCTTGAGATCAACGTTCGCGGAGTAAAGATCGTGGTCAAGGCCGAAGACTCCCAGGAGCACAAG GGGAACAAATGCAGCCACTTCTTCCAGCTGAAGAACATCTCTTTCTGTGGGTACCACCCGAAGAACAACAA GTACTTCGGGTTCATCACCAAACACCCCGCCGACCACCGGTTTGCCTGCCACGTCTTTGTGTCGGAGGAATCCACCAAGGCTCTGGCTGAGTCTGTCGG GAGAGCGTTCCAGCAGTTCTACAAGCAGTTTGTGGAATACACGTGCCCCACCGAGGACATCTACCTGGAGTAG
- the FREY1 gene encoding protein Frey 1: MPGSLGPRMGLGLLLLALVLVAGHAQPQRYQPLSLPGELEPMELPNGLMDDYGILPKHPGPRVVLPLLPKVQKRKRDGPDLSDYYYDAPQ, translated from the exons ATGCCGGGGTCCCTGGGCCCTAGGATGGGGCTGGGCCTCCTCCTCCTTGCCCTAGTCCTGGTCGCGGGACATGCGCAGCCTCAGAG GTATCAGCCCCTCTCACTTCCTGGAGAGTTAGAGCCCATGGAGCTCCCCAACGGCCTGATGGATG atTACGGGATCCTTCCCAAGCACCCAGGCCCTCGCGTGGTCCTCCCCCTGCTCCCCAAAGTCCAGAAGCGCAAGCGGGACGGGCCAGATTTGTCTGACTATTACTACGATGCTCCTCAGTGA